A section of the Glandiceps talaboti chromosome 8, keGlaTala1.1, whole genome shotgun sequence genome encodes:
- the LOC144438951 gene encoding uncharacterized protein LOC144438951, translating to MASTPLNILLINCDRLVNLEDIKHDLFSFPNASTVVDAKVEYFALKDMDSKADNIKTRQNKPDMAIFVVNANESRLSINEPSAGIGYTEMYTALQHATGDKVIVIIAGDKHYGDKTESISRWARHKIASQFSQEYLSGKKGLVFSWDTKPEIHHKEALLKYMEGTFEGHQICQDMKSAIEQDKEKVRTAERNPEAKHVDMSTRQQLGEEIRKTNLKAEPTYGYEDDANVPKSRYSEKTLAMVQDWKTEFKSRLHEVTSILAFLSNGAVDERFVDLLRQKKIHENKGGSPPSWLKNTDPYKKCQENLSMILFITTYKTPNGNVTWVPVEKSIDIPIQNNQSRVTKGATKLPKPQSKKGSLGQRSDVTADEENDPEYHRRPNIFQRIWMHCTLI from the exons ATGGCATCAACACCGCTCAATATCCTACTGATCAACTGTGACCGTTTAGTCAATCTTGAAGACATCAAACATGATCTGTTCTCCTTTCCGAACGCGTCCACGGTGGTCGACGCGAAGGTGGAGTATTTTGCCTTGAAAGACATGGATTCCAAAGCAGACAACATCAAGACCCGGCAAAACAAACCAGACATGGCAATTTTTGTGGTCAATGCTAATGAATCACGTCTCTCAATCAACGAACCCTCAGCAGGCATTGGGTACACCGAGATGTACACAGCTCTCCAACACGCAACAG GTGACAAGGTGATTGTAATAATAGCAGGTGATAAACATTATGGCGACAAAACGGAATCGATATCTCGGTGGGCTAGACACAAAATAGCCTCACAATTCAGTCAAGAATATCTGTCAGGAAAAAAAGGTCTCGTGTTCTCGTGGGATACCAAACCAGAAATACATCATAAGGAAGCCTTGCTGAAATACATGGAAGGTACATTTGAAGGACATCAAATCTGTCAAGATATGAAATCGGCAATTGAACAAGA CAAAGAAAAAGTAAGAACTGCAGAGAGAAACCCAGAAGCAAAACACGTCGACATGTCAACTAGACAACAGTTGGGTGAAGAGATAcgtaaaacaaatttaaaagcGGAGCCAACATATGGATACGAAGATGATGCGAACGTTCCAAAGAGTCGTTATTCGGAGAAAACACTCGCTATGGTACAAGACTGGAAGACGGAATTTAAGTCACGTTTACACGAAGTCACATCGATTCTTGCTTTCCTCAGTAACGGAGCTGTTGATGAAAGATTCGTCGATTTACTTCGTCAAAAGAAGATACATGAAAATAAAGGCGGATCTCCTCCAAGTTGGTTGAAAAATACCGACCCTTACAAGAAATGCCAGGAAAATCTTTCAATGATTCTTTTCATAACAACCTACAAAACGCCGAACGGTAATGTCACATGGGTTCCAGTCGAAAAGTCTATTGATATACCTATACAGAACAACCAAAGTCGTGTCACAAAAGGAGCTACGAAATTGCCCAAACCCCAATCAAAGAAAGG tTCATTAGGTCAAAGATCTGATGTTACAGCTGACGAGGAGAATGATCCTGAATATCATCGTAGACCTAACATATTTCAAAGGATCTGGATGCATTGTActttaatttaa